The following nucleotide sequence is from Photobacterium gaetbulicola Gung47.
TGCACCTAGAGCGCTATGGAGAGCCCAGCCAACGCTACTGTCCTGCTGGGGTATATGAGATCATTGAAAAAGAAGGCAAGGCGGCATTTCAGATCAATGCCACCAACTGTGTCCATTGTAAAACCTGTGATATCAAAGACCCTTCACAGAACATAACCTGGGTGCCTCCGGAAGGGGGCGGCGGACCAAATTATCCCAATATGTAAGCCTTATGGGTCTTTGCAACAGGTTGGAATTACTTAACCCAGCGGGTATTGCGCCACACCCCCTGCTGCTCGGGCGTCAGGAATGTCCAAACCACGATTCTAGTCAGCTTCTGCCCCTGGGCCATATCAATCGTTTTGACCTCTACCGCCCCAGCCTTTTTCAACTGCTTGTAGATGAGTGACAGATTGTCTTTTTTCGATACCAAGGTGGTAAACCAGAAACACTGGCTGGATTTCTCCACACTTTGATTGATCATGCGCTTAATAAAAGCCGCTTCCCCTCCAGGACACCACAGTTCCGCTTTTTGCCCACCAAAGTTCAATACCGGCTTATTACCTTTCATTGCATTCGATGTTTTATTGCACTGAAAATCCTGCTTGCGTCCCCCTTTCTTTTCTGAGTTCGCCGCCAGATTTTTTACCTTTCTAGCACTGCCAGCCATCGCCTCTTCGAGTGAAGCATGAAACGGAGGATTACACATAGTGAAGTCGAAAAGATCGCTGTCATTGATCATACCGGCAAAGATATGATCTGGGTTTTTCTGCAATCGACATTGAATCGCCCCTTTTAATGATGGGTTGGATTCAACAATGAACCTGGCCGACTTGATTGATACCGGATCAATGTCGGCAGCCACAAACTGCCAACCATATACGCGATGCCCAATGATCGGATAAACACAATTGGCGCCCGCCCCTATGTCAATTCCCTTGATGGTTTTGCCCTTGGGAATTTTGCCGCCGTTAGAGTCAGCCAATAGATCGGCAATATAATGCAGATAATCCGCTCTGCCCGGAATGGGCGGACACAGGAAACCAGCAGGAATATCCCAGTATGACACTGAATAGAAATGGCTCAGCAGGGCCCGATTAAGCATCTTAACCGCTTCAGGATCACTGAAATTAACCGACAAATCACCATAAGGGTTCTTCGCGACAAACGGTGATAATTCGGGACAGCTTTGGATTAGCTTGTCAAAATCATAACGGGCTCGATGAGGGTTTCGAGGATGCAGCCCCTTGCTCGGCGCTTTCTGCTTATGTTTTTGTGCCATATCGCTTTTCTATTTGAGTCAAAGTCGGCCTGATGCCAAAAAGAGAAGTATCCTACTTGAATCTGCCCCACCTTGGAACCGACAATACGCGCCCCTGGGCAATTAACCAGCAGACCGCTGATATATTCTCTCTTGCTTCAGCCCATCGCCACCGTAGCAAGAAGTGATATGACAATATCCCCAAGACAGAGAATGTTAGGCAAGGCGACAACCACACCGGGATCCTCCCCTTGCCATCAGTTATACCTATTGATCTTCTTGTTTCTTAGCTGAGGCCATCACATTGCTAAATTTGTCTACCAAGTCTATTGGCATCGGGAAGACAATTGTCGTGGTTCTATCATTGGAAATTTCCGTCAGCGTCTGCATATAACGCAGCTGCACCGCATTGGGTGCCTGATTGAGGACATCGGCGGCCTCTCGTAATTTGGCCGATGCCTCCAGTTCACCAATAGCATGTATGACCTTCGCACGGCGTGAACGCTCCGCCTCGGCTTGGCGTGCCAGAGCGCGTACCATACTGTCATCAAGATCCACATGCTTGATTTCCACATTGGCAACTTTTATTCCCCAATTGTCCGTATGCTGATCCAAAATCGCCTGCAGATCTTTGTTCAGCTCGTCACGGGCCGAGAGTAATTCATCCAGCTCATGCTGACCGAGCACAGAGCGCAGCGTGGTCTGGGAAAGCTGGCTCGTCGCTTCAAGGTAATTTTCCACATTATTGATAGCCATTTTTGGATCAACGACCCGGAAATACACTACCGCATTCACTTTAACCGAGACGTTATCACGAGTGATCAAATCCTGAGTAGGGACATCCAATACAATCGTCCTCAGGTCAACCCGTACCATTTGCTGAATGACTGGGATAATGATGATAAGCCCCGGCCCCTTTACCTGGTAAAAACGCCCAAGTAAGAATACAACTGCACGCTCGTACTCTCGGAGCACTCTGAACATGCTAACAATTAGCACGAACACCAATACAATAATCGTTGCTAATGAGTATGTGATCATATTATTTATCCTTATAAAAAGGGGGATACCAAACACATTCGATTCATTTTGAACGTTGATTAACTTCTAAGCACAGGCCATTGATTTGCACCACCGTTACCCTGTCACCCTTAACCAATGGTGCATCACAGTTGGCCTGCCAAATCTCGCCTTCCACCAGCACACGACCGCTGCCAGGAAAACCACTGACAACAACAGCTTCCCGCCCCAACAATGCTTCCATCCCCGTAGTCACAGGCTTGCGCCTTGCTTTAAGCAAGAGCGTGAGGATCACAAAGGTAAATAAGGCCGAAACGACTGTCAGTCCAACAATGAGTGGAATAGCAATTTGATAACCCGGCGTTTCTGTATCCATCAGCATCACCGAGCCAAGAGCAAAGGCTACAATTCCGCCAAGCCCGAGAATACCAAAGCTCGGACTGAAGGCCTCGGCGACCATGAGCGCAATGCCCAATAACAGTAGCCCTAGACCAGCATAGCTCACCGGGAGCATTTGTAAGGAGTACATCGCCAGCAGCAGACAGATTCCCCCTAACACCCCCGGCAATCCGACACCGGGATTGTAAAATTCCAGCAACAAGCCGTAGATACCAATCAGCATCAAGATGTAGGCAACGTTGGGGTTGGTAATAACGGACAGTAGCTTGAAGCGCCAATCTTGCTCACGCTCGATATAAGCGACATTGGCGAGCTCAATCTTCGCTTCGAGACCGTTGATAATCACCGTTCGCCCATTCGACTGGCGGATCAACCCGTCGAGATCAGACGCAAGGAAGTCAATCACATTCAGCTCTAGCGCCTTTTCGGCATCGATACTGGCCGCTTCTGTGACTGCCGTTTCTGCCCACTCTTCGTTGCGTCCATGCAATTTCGCCAAACCACGAATGTATGCCCGGGCATCGTTAATCACTTTTTTCTCCATTGCCGTTTTGGCTGTGA
It contains:
- a CDS encoding putative SAM-dependent methyltransferase (COG3129) translates to MAQKHKQKAPSKGLHPRNPHRARYDFDKLIQSCPELSPFVAKNPYGDLSVNFSDPEAVKMLNRALLSHFYSVSYWDIPAGFLCPPIPGRADYLHYIADLLADSNGGKIPKGKTIKGIDIGAGANCVYPIIGHRVYGWQFVAADIDPVSIKSARFIVESNPSLKGAIQCRLQKNPDHIFAGMINDSDLFDFTMCNPPFHASLEEAMAGSARKVKNLAANSEKKGGRKQDFQCNKTSNAMKGNKPVLNFGGQKAELWCPGGEAAFIKRMINQSVEKSSQCFWFTTLVSKKDNLSLIYKQLKKAGAVEVKTIDMAQGQKLTRIVVWTFLTPEQQGVWRNTRWVK
- a CDS encoding putative stomatin-like protein (COG0330) — protein: MITYSLATIIVLVFVLIVSMFRVLREYERAVVFLLGRFYQVKGPGLIIIIPVIQQMVRVDLRTIVLDVPTQDLITRDNVSVKVNAVVYFRVVDPKMAINNVENYLEATSQLSQTTLRSVLGQHELDELLSARDELNKDLQAILDQHTDNWGIKVANVEIKHVDLDDSMVRALARQAEAERSRRAKVIHAIGELEASAKLREAADVLNQAPNAVQLRYMQTLTEISNDRTTTIVFPMPIDLVDKFSNVMASAKKQEDQ
- a CDS encoding hypothetical protein (COG1030) — its product is MKVLAMLAALSIWCFSQPVLAQNVWVIEISGGIGPATSDYVSREIEQAHKEQASFIVLKVDTPGGLDTSMRDIIRAITTSPLPVATWVGPAGARAASAGTYILLASHIAAMAPGTNLGAATPVSLTAPGGKDPDDSGGNPFAPKKDKEPQSSGSDEDGEAADSDEKVTAKTAMEKKVINDARAYIRGLAKLHGRNEEWAETAVTEAASIDAEKALELNVIDFLASDLDGLIRQSNGRTVIINGLEAKIELANVAYIEREQDWRFKLLSVITNPNVAYILMLIGIYGLLLEFYNPGVGLPGVLGGICLLLAMYSLQMLPVSYAGLGLLLLGIALMVAEAFSPSFGILGLGGIVAFALGSVMLMDTETPGYQIAIPLIVGLTVVSALFTFVILTLLLKARRKPVTTGMEALLGREAVVVSGFPGSGRVLVEGEIWQANCDAPLVKGDRVTVVQINGLCLEVNQRSK